In one window of Vespa crabro chromosome 6, iyVesCrab1.2, whole genome shotgun sequence DNA:
- the LOC124424749 gene encoding protein O-GlcNAcase isoform X2, which translates to MAETNGAANLNTKNGNFICGVVEGFYGRPWTTEQRKDLFQKLKKWGMDSYLYAPKDDYKHRAYWRDLYTVEEAEHLTGLITAARECGITFYYALSPGLDITYSSAKEVAALKRKLEQVSQFGCTAFALLFDDIEPEMSEADKEMFQSFAHAQVSVTNDIFQHLGQPRFLLCPTQYCATRAIPNVSSSEYLNTLGMKLAQEIDIMWTGPKVISRLLTVESIEEITEVLRRPPVIWDNLHANDYDQKRVFLGPYSGRSPDLIPKLRGVLTNPNCEYGANFVAIHTLAQWSRCNIDGKRDLSLNDTVSADIKLETETEDGVVGEDVPSTLSPNMYHPRHALKNAINEWLSEFNKKKVAWGVIAKPQPCVAPTIPIPIIPSVNTCMSLTSTTTTTVPATPTPVTNSNHLQALAEVCSTVTSSDSFAQPSSGPMMNSLVSDTKVISEPIVSTISPSVGNEGITTTLSSVEPMDCNTTPSDSPAHGIKIHVEDDIMVENTSTCSEASAGMQVEVDGTSPTVNGTQMIIENDSETHENTDNVDQESSSIKDADKQLTQEDLCLLCDLFYLPFEHGGQGIQLLQEFNWLKSNAHVVMKKSKEEDAVSQSDIEEWHARAAKLNDMCNAVNRLFQRLTYCNNRELLYDLYSYMWDMRGVVSLLNSYVKWLGFSNGWKETFMSGDQEPWVFRGGLTADLQRLIPVDSGNDLFVYKAPEIPSSKIYTIRPYLASDEEAVYAVCNQISNCTGSSAVADKLVGGFLTLSPELCMIVEDENGIVGYALAALNVKSYNQRLAVSWIPELKMKYPLDNGMNNLPQDIQDAIQYFHTFSPDVSEQLCRHHPSKLLCAILPTVTDQSIPKRLITCVLAALRANGSFGVHTTMCSTDKETNEFYTKLGFVELNPAQEEHPGIKTMCRSF; encoded by the exons ATGGCGGAGACAAACGGGGCCGCAAATTTAAACACTAAAAATGGAAATTTCATTTGCGGTGTAGTAGAAG gATTTTATGGAAGACCATGGACAACGGAGCAACGAAAGGATTTGTTTCAAAA acTAAAAAAATGGGGAATGgattcatatttatatgcaCCCAAAGacgattataaacatcgtGCTTACTGGAGAGATTTGTATACGGTGGAAGAAGCAGAACATCTAACGGGTTTGATTACAGCTGCTAGAGAATGTGGTATCACGTTTTATTATGCTCTATCGCCAGGATTAGATATCACGTATTCTAGTGCCAAGGAAGTAGCAGCcttaaagagaaaattagaaCAAGTCAGCCAATTTGGTTGTACCGCATTTGCCTTACTATTCGATGACATAGAGCCTGAAATGAGCGAAGCAGACAAAGAAATGTTTCAATCTTTCGCGCATGCACAA GTTTCTGTCAccaatgatatttttcaacACCTTGGGCAacctcgttttcttttatgtcCAACGCAATATTGTGCAACTCGAGCAATACCCAATGTATCCTCTTCCGAGTACTTAAATACCCTTGGAATGAAATTAGCTCAAGAAATTGATATAATGTGGACAGGTCCTAAAGTAATATCAAGGCTCTTAACGGTTGAATCTATCGAAGAAATTACAGAAGTTCTCAGAAGGCCGCCTGTCATTTGGGACAACTTGCATGCTAATGATTATGATCAAAAAAGAGTTTTCCTTGGGCCGTATTCAGGTAGATCGCCTGATCTTATTCCTAAACTCAGAGGTGTTCTGACCAATCCAAATTGTGAATATGGCGCGAATTTTGTCGCTATTCACACTTTGGCACAATGGAGCAGGTGCAATATTGATGGGAAGAGAGATTTAAGTCTGA ACGACACTGTATCCGCCGATATTAAAttagaaacagagacagaagATGGAGTTGTTGGGGAAGACGTACCTTCAACATTATCTCCAAATATGTATCATCCACGTCATGCGCTCAAAAATGCGATAAATGAATGGTTGTcagaatttaataagaaaaaagtagcATGGGGCGTCATCGCGAAACCACAGCCATGCGTAGCTCCCACAATACCGATCCCAATTATTCCTTCTGTAAATACTTGTATGAGCTTGACAtccacaacaacaacaacggtTCCTGCAACTCCTACACCAGTAACTAATTCGAATCATCTTCAAGCATTGGCTGAAGTATGCTCTACCGTTACAAGTAGTGATAGCTTTGCCCAACCATCTTCTGGACCCATGATGAATTCTTTAGTATCTGATACCAAAGTAATCAGCGAACCTATTGTTTCAACGATATCTCCCAGTGTAGGAAATGAGGGAATTACAACGACCTTGTCTTCGGTTGAGCCAATGGATTGTAACACAACCCCAAGTGATTCTCCTGCTCATGGAATAAAAATACACGTAGAAGACGATATCATGGTGGAAAACACTTCT ACATGTAGCGAAGCTTCCGCAGGTATGCAAGTAGAAGTAGATGGTACTTCTCCTACAGTAAATGGTACACAAATGATAATCGAGAATGATAGTGAAACTCATGAGAATACTGATAATGTAGATCAAGAGTCTTCATCGATAAAAGATGCAGACAAACAATTGACTCAAGAGGATCTATGCTTGTTGTGTGACTTATTCTATTTACCGTTTGAACATGGTGGTCAAGGTATTCAGTTATTACAAGAATTCAACTGGTTAAAGAGCAATGCTCATGTTGTtatgaaaaaatcaaaagaagagGATGCTGTTTCGCAATCTGAC attGAAGAATGGCATGCACGTGCAgctaaattaaatgatatgtgTAATGCAGTAAACAGATTATTTCAAAGACTTACGTACTGTAATAATCGCGAActattatatgatttatattcatatatgtgGGACATGAGAGGAGTTGTATCATTGCTAAATAGTTATGTAAAATGGTTAG GGTTTTCAAATGGTTGGAAAGAAACATTTATGAGTGGTGATCAAGAACCATGGGTCTTTCGCGGTGGTCTTACTGCTGACCTACAG AGATTAATTCCAGTGGACAGCGGTAacgatttatttgtttataaagcACCAGAAATACCTAgtagtaaaatatatacaatacggCCTTATTTAGCGAGCGATGAAGAAGCAGTTTATGCAGTATGCAATCAAATTTCTAATTGCACAGGATCATCGGCTGTAGCAGACAA ATTAGTTGGTGGATTTTTAACATTAAGTCCTGAATTATGTATGATTGTTGAAGATGAGAATGGAATAGTAGGATATGCACTAGCTGCCTTAAACGTTAAATCTTATAACCAGAGGTTGGCAGTTTCTTGGATTCccgaattaaaaatgaaatatcctTTAGATAATGGTATGAATAATTTACCACAGGATATTCag gatGCAATACAGTATTTTCATACATTTAGCCCAGATGTATCAGAGCAACTGTGTAGACATCATCCGTCAAAACTTTTGTGCGCAATACTACCTACTGTAACAGATCAATCAATTCCTAAAAGATTGATTACTTGTGTCTTAGCAGCTTTAAGAGCTAATG gatCTTTCGGGGTTCATACAACCATGTGCTCTACAGATAAGGAAActaatgaattttatacaaaattaggATTTGTTGAATTGAATCCAGCACAGGAGGAACATCCtggaataaaaacaatgtgtAGAAGTTTCTAA
- the LOC124424749 gene encoding protein O-GlcNAcase isoform X1, which translates to MAETNGAANLNTKNGNFICGVVEGFYGRPWTTEQRKDLFQKLKKWGMDSYLYAPKDDYKHRAYWRDLYTVEEAEHLTGLITAARECGITFYYALSPGLDITYSSAKEVAALKRKLEQVSQFGCTAFALLFDDIEPEMSEADKEMFQSFAHAQVSVTNDIFQHLGQPRFLLCPTQYCATRAIPNVSSSEYLNTLGMKLAQEIDIMWTGPKVISRLLTVESIEEITEVLRRPPVIWDNLHANDYDQKRVFLGPYSGRSPDLIPKLRGVLTNPNCEYGANFVAIHTLAQWSRCNIDGKRDLSLNDTVSADIKLETETEDGVVGEDVPSTLSPNMYHPRHALKNAINEWLSEFNKKKVAWGVIAKPQPCVAPTIPIPIIPSVNTCMSLTSTTTTTVPATPTPVTNSNHLQALAEVCSTVTSSDSFAQPSSGPMMNSLVSDTKVISEPIVSTISPSVGNEGITTTLSSVEPMDCNTTPSDSPAHGIKIHVEDDIMVENTSTCSEASAGMQVEVDGTSPTVNGTQMIIENDSETHENTDNVDQESSSIKDADKQLTQEDLCLLCDLFYLPFEHGGQGIQLLQEFNWLKSNAHVVMKKSKEEDAVSQSDIEEWHARAAKLNDMCNAVNRLFQRLTYCNNRELLYDLYSYMWDMRGVVSLLNSYVKWLAFGRFPATMTTYTQGSYTWFSNGWKETFMSGDQEPWVFRGGLTADLQRLIPVDSGNDLFVYKAPEIPSSKIYTIRPYLASDEEAVYAVCNQISNCTGSSAVADKLVGGFLTLSPELCMIVEDENGIVGYALAALNVKSYNQRLAVSWIPELKMKYPLDNGMNNLPQDIQDAIQYFHTFSPDVSEQLCRHHPSKLLCAILPTVTDQSIPKRLITCVLAALRANGSFGVHTTMCSTDKETNEFYTKLGFVELNPAQEEHPGIKTMCRSF; encoded by the exons ATGGCGGAGACAAACGGGGCCGCAAATTTAAACACTAAAAATGGAAATTTCATTTGCGGTGTAGTAGAAG gATTTTATGGAAGACCATGGACAACGGAGCAACGAAAGGATTTGTTTCAAAA acTAAAAAAATGGGGAATGgattcatatttatatgcaCCCAAAGacgattataaacatcgtGCTTACTGGAGAGATTTGTATACGGTGGAAGAAGCAGAACATCTAACGGGTTTGATTACAGCTGCTAGAGAATGTGGTATCACGTTTTATTATGCTCTATCGCCAGGATTAGATATCACGTATTCTAGTGCCAAGGAAGTAGCAGCcttaaagagaaaattagaaCAAGTCAGCCAATTTGGTTGTACCGCATTTGCCTTACTATTCGATGACATAGAGCCTGAAATGAGCGAAGCAGACAAAGAAATGTTTCAATCTTTCGCGCATGCACAA GTTTCTGTCAccaatgatatttttcaacACCTTGGGCAacctcgttttcttttatgtcCAACGCAATATTGTGCAACTCGAGCAATACCCAATGTATCCTCTTCCGAGTACTTAAATACCCTTGGAATGAAATTAGCTCAAGAAATTGATATAATGTGGACAGGTCCTAAAGTAATATCAAGGCTCTTAACGGTTGAATCTATCGAAGAAATTACAGAAGTTCTCAGAAGGCCGCCTGTCATTTGGGACAACTTGCATGCTAATGATTATGATCAAAAAAGAGTTTTCCTTGGGCCGTATTCAGGTAGATCGCCTGATCTTATTCCTAAACTCAGAGGTGTTCTGACCAATCCAAATTGTGAATATGGCGCGAATTTTGTCGCTATTCACACTTTGGCACAATGGAGCAGGTGCAATATTGATGGGAAGAGAGATTTAAGTCTGA ACGACACTGTATCCGCCGATATTAAAttagaaacagagacagaagATGGAGTTGTTGGGGAAGACGTACCTTCAACATTATCTCCAAATATGTATCATCCACGTCATGCGCTCAAAAATGCGATAAATGAATGGTTGTcagaatttaataagaaaaaagtagcATGGGGCGTCATCGCGAAACCACAGCCATGCGTAGCTCCCACAATACCGATCCCAATTATTCCTTCTGTAAATACTTGTATGAGCTTGACAtccacaacaacaacaacggtTCCTGCAACTCCTACACCAGTAACTAATTCGAATCATCTTCAAGCATTGGCTGAAGTATGCTCTACCGTTACAAGTAGTGATAGCTTTGCCCAACCATCTTCTGGACCCATGATGAATTCTTTAGTATCTGATACCAAAGTAATCAGCGAACCTATTGTTTCAACGATATCTCCCAGTGTAGGAAATGAGGGAATTACAACGACCTTGTCTTCGGTTGAGCCAATGGATTGTAACACAACCCCAAGTGATTCTCCTGCTCATGGAATAAAAATACACGTAGAAGACGATATCATGGTGGAAAACACTTCT ACATGTAGCGAAGCTTCCGCAGGTATGCAAGTAGAAGTAGATGGTACTTCTCCTACAGTAAATGGTACACAAATGATAATCGAGAATGATAGTGAAACTCATGAGAATACTGATAATGTAGATCAAGAGTCTTCATCGATAAAAGATGCAGACAAACAATTGACTCAAGAGGATCTATGCTTGTTGTGTGACTTATTCTATTTACCGTTTGAACATGGTGGTCAAGGTATTCAGTTATTACAAGAATTCAACTGGTTAAAGAGCAATGCTCATGTTGTtatgaaaaaatcaaaagaagagGATGCTGTTTCGCAATCTGAC attGAAGAATGGCATGCACGTGCAgctaaattaaatgatatgtgTAATGCAGTAAACAGATTATTTCAAAGACTTACGTACTGTAATAATCGCGAActattatatgatttatattcatatatgtgGGACATGAGAGGAGTTGTATCATTGCTAAATAGTTATGTAAAATGGTTAG CATTTGGCAGATTCCCAGCGACGATGACAACGTATACCCAGGGAAGCTACACAT GGTTTTCAAATGGTTGGAAAGAAACATTTATGAGTGGTGATCAAGAACCATGGGTCTTTCGCGGTGGTCTTACTGCTGACCTACAG AGATTAATTCCAGTGGACAGCGGTAacgatttatttgtttataaagcACCAGAAATACCTAgtagtaaaatatatacaatacggCCTTATTTAGCGAGCGATGAAGAAGCAGTTTATGCAGTATGCAATCAAATTTCTAATTGCACAGGATCATCGGCTGTAGCAGACAA ATTAGTTGGTGGATTTTTAACATTAAGTCCTGAATTATGTATGATTGTTGAAGATGAGAATGGAATAGTAGGATATGCACTAGCTGCCTTAAACGTTAAATCTTATAACCAGAGGTTGGCAGTTTCTTGGATTCccgaattaaaaatgaaatatcctTTAGATAATGGTATGAATAATTTACCACAGGATATTCag gatGCAATACAGTATTTTCATACATTTAGCCCAGATGTATCAGAGCAACTGTGTAGACATCATCCGTCAAAACTTTTGTGCGCAATACTACCTACTGTAACAGATCAATCAATTCCTAAAAGATTGATTACTTGTGTCTTAGCAGCTTTAAGAGCTAATG gatCTTTCGGGGTTCATACAACCATGTGCTCTACAGATAAGGAAActaatgaattttatacaaaattaggATTTGTTGAATTGAATCCAGCACAGGAGGAACATCCtggaataaaaacaatgtgtAGAAGTTTCTAA
- the LOC124424750 gene encoding probable serine/threonine-protein kinase qkgA isoform X2, translating to MLYLENNALSEIPEEIFPSLQNLEWLDVRNNQLKILPKSIKSHSSLHTLLLQGNKIQVLPLELCMVPKLKNLQVARNPLTMPPANIVALGCSNILSFLKSEWNRLHPDEVGIIPVKEAKPKSLTVLNNETINKKKSDILKVVNCYSCSDISNKFNKMSMTEKRKAYKPSNRCKSKGTNLVKQNQLSWIDEITEMLNKEAYVLQKMKNKIALQEWRDDKSSFSKSMEKATKRREDDIPFAIDNVDDLYISKAENKLNDKTNLQRRNKAIFVSPTNINKKIIELLDSLATINTDGITSMTPTSKQKSLNDTIKKVC from the exons ATGCTTTACTTAGAAAATAATGCCCTATCAGAAATTCCTGAAGagatctttccttctttacaAAATCTTGAATGGCTGGATGTACGGAAtaatcaattgaaaattttgccaaaaagtataaaatctCATTCATCTTTACATACACTTTTATTACAAGGAAACAAAATTCAGGTTTTACCATTAGAACTAT gCATGGTaccaaaattaaaaaatttacaagtAGCGCGTAATCCTCTTACTATGCCACCGGCAAATATCGTAGCACTTGGATGTTCTAATATCTTAAGTTTCTTAAAAAGTGAATGGAATAGATTACACCCAGATGAAGTTGGAATAATACCTGTGAAGG AAGCAAAGCCTAAATCGTTAACAGTTCTTAATAATgagacaattaataaaaaaaaatcggatATTTTAAAAGTTGTTAATTGCTATAGTTGCAgtgatatatcaaataaatttaataagatgTCTAtgacagagaaaagaaaagcttaTAAACCAAGTAAcag ATGTAAGAGTAAAGGAACAAATCTTGTCAAACAAAATCAACTTTCATGGATTGATGAAATTACAGAAATGTTGAATAAAGAAGCTTATGTACTTCAAAAAATGAA aaataaaatagctCTACAAGAATGGAGAGATGATAAAAGCAGTTTCTCTAAAAGTATGGAAAAAGCtacaaaaagaagagaag ATGACATTCCATTTGCTATCGATAACGTTGACgacttatatatatctaaagcAGAAAACAAATTG AATGATAAAACGAATTtgcaaagaagaaacaaagcaATATTTGTATCGCCTAC taacataaataaaaagattatagaATTATTGGACTCATTAGCTACAATAAATACAGATGGAATTACAAGCATGACACCAACTTCCAAACAAAAGTCTTTAAATGATACAATTAAAAAGGTTTGTTAG
- the LOC124424750 gene encoding leucine-rich repeat and death domain-containing protein 1-like isoform X1 — protein sequence MDYLQMLYLENNALSEIPEEIFPSLQNLEWLDVRNNQLKILPKSIKSHSSLHTLLLQGNKIQVLPLELCMVPKLKNLQVARNPLTMPPANIVALGCSNILSFLKSEWNRLHPDEVGIIPVKEAKPKSLTVLNNETINKKKSDILKVVNCYSCSDISNKFNKMSMTEKRKAYKPSNRCKSKGTNLVKQNQLSWIDEITEMLNKEAYVLQKMKNKIALQEWRDDKSSFSKSMEKATKRREDDIPFAIDNVDDLYISKAENKLNDKTNLQRRNKAIFVSPTNINKKIIELLDSLATINTDGITSMTPTSKQKSLNDTIKKVC from the exons atggattacTTACAGATGCTTTACTTAGAAAATAATGCCCTATCAGAAATTCCTGAAGagatctttccttctttacaAAATCTTGAATGGCTGGATGTACGGAAtaatcaattgaaaattttgccaaaaagtataaaatctCATTCATCTTTACATACACTTTTATTACAAGGAAACAAAATTCAGGTTTTACCATTAGAACTAT gCATGGTaccaaaattaaaaaatttacaagtAGCGCGTAATCCTCTTACTATGCCACCGGCAAATATCGTAGCACTTGGATGTTCTAATATCTTAAGTTTCTTAAAAAGTGAATGGAATAGATTACACCCAGATGAAGTTGGAATAATACCTGTGAAGG AAGCAAAGCCTAAATCGTTAACAGTTCTTAATAATgagacaattaataaaaaaaaatcggatATTTTAAAAGTTGTTAATTGCTATAGTTGCAgtgatatatcaaataaatttaataagatgTCTAtgacagagaaaagaaaagcttaTAAACCAAGTAAcag ATGTAAGAGTAAAGGAACAAATCTTGTCAAACAAAATCAACTTTCATGGATTGATGAAATTACAGAAATGTTGAATAAAGAAGCTTATGTACTTCAAAAAATGAA aaataaaatagctCTACAAGAATGGAGAGATGATAAAAGCAGTTTCTCTAAAAGTATGGAAAAAGCtacaaaaagaagagaag ATGACATTCCATTTGCTATCGATAACGTTGACgacttatatatatctaaagcAGAAAACAAATTG AATGATAAAACGAATTtgcaaagaagaaacaaagcaATATTTGTATCGCCTAC taacataaataaaaagattatagaATTATTGGACTCATTAGCTACAATAAATACAGATGGAATTACAAGCATGACACCAACTTCCAAACAAAAGTCTTTAAATGATACAATTAAAAAGGTTTGTTAG
- the LOC124424751 gene encoding cilia- and flagella-associated protein 300-like → MDIVPQYTFIPLAYKNYFNINDKETQNLFNKWGLKGNIVLQHFSFNEPFHLYHKYQFAEAFFKSSIVAENLLTKRGSSWTKQGIIASTVDVQQIPCSVINMSFFNKLENPDNGIINSSGVIRKRYDSEINDFLISDKLREMLLDEESTQYDLYTEDERKEFIFCIFQMLVLGGILCQYEDTLKPYLDTTKRIYKDLIRVQKRKYSDDLCVSTTVLKVTAKDNKNQAYFPSNNPFNIQNVGFLLIDGNLREITTFLHQFGGYCD, encoded by the exons ATGGATATCGTTCCGCAATATACATTCATTCCACTTGCATATAAgaattactttaatataaatgataaagaaacgcaaaatttatttaacaaatg gGGATTAAAGGGAAATATCGTTcttcaacatttttctttcaatgaaccttttcatttatatcataaataccAATTTGCTGAg GCCTTTTTTAAAAGCAGCATTGTTGCCGAAAACTTGTTAACAAAAAGAGGAAGCTCGTGGACAAAACAAG gaATCATTGCATCAACTGTGGATGTGCAACAAATACCATGTTCTGTTATAAATatgtctttttttaataaattggaAAATCCAGATaatggaataataaatagttcTGGTGTTATTCGCAAAAGATATGATAGTGAAATTAATGATTTCCTTATTTCTGACAAGTTAAGAGAG ATGTTATTAGATGAAGAGTCAACCCAGTATGATTTATATacagaagatgaaagaaaagaatttatcttTTGCATTTTCCAAATGTTGGTTCTTGGAGGAATTTTATGCCAATATGAAGACACTTTGAAACCATATCTTGATACGACAAAACGAATTTATAAAGATCTTATAAG AgtacaaaaacgaaaatattcgGATGATTTATGTGTCAGTACAACAGTTTTAAAAGTTACagcaaaagataataaaaatcaagcaTACTTTCCGAGTAATAATCCTTTTAATATACAGAATGTTGGATTTCTATTGATTGATGGAAATCTACGTGAAATAACAACATTTTTACATCAGTTTGGAGGATATTGCGATTGA